Proteins encoded within one genomic window of Pigmentiphaga sp. H8:
- a CDS encoding MarR family winged helix-turn-helix transcriptional regulator, with amino-acid sequence MASSSTRSSRRKPVDPVDDEPDAFSDQRSEKKTAYLLRQVSERLAISLTEALRPFNQTASVYRVLIALTRRDHARMRDLIELTLVESSTLSRTIGRMEAQELVTVEQDDDDGRAVIISITQAGRDLLDAMLPAVSAQYEWSVHDVPPADLEILRTTLQRMLRNLKISPIK; translated from the coding sequence ATGGCCTCCAGCTCGACGCGTTCCTCCCGCCGCAAGCCGGTCGATCCGGTCGATGACGAGCCGGATGCCTTCTCGGACCAGCGCAGCGAAAAGAAGACGGCCTACCTGCTGCGCCAGGTGTCCGAACGGCTGGCCATCAGCCTGACCGAGGCGCTGCGCCCCTTCAACCAGACCGCCAGCGTGTACCGGGTGCTGATCGCCCTTACCCGCCGCGACCATGCCCGGATGCGCGACCTGATCGAGCTGACGCTGGTCGAGTCGTCCACGCTCAGCCGCACCATCGGCCGGATGGAGGCGCAGGAACTGGTCACGGTCGAACAGGACGACGACGACGGCCGCGCGGTCATCATCTCCATCACCCAGGCGGGGCGCGACCTGCTCGATGCGATGCTGCCCGCGGTGTCGGCGCAGTACGAGTGGTCGGTGCACGACGTGCCGCCGGCGGACCTGGAGATCCTGCGCACCACGCTGCAGCGCATGCTGCGCAACCTGAAGATTTCCCCCATCAAGTAA